A stretch of Spirochaetota bacterium DNA encodes these proteins:
- a CDS encoding glycosyltransferase family 2 protein, producing MQISIIIPVYNTEKYLPKCLESVINQTYKDIEIIVVNDCSSGNCEEIVKSYQEQDDRIIYLKHHVNKGLFGARETGVKKSSYEYILHVDSDDWIELDICEKLQESINYSPDLIEFGFQIIDDSLQEPDMPKIDLLQCSQQELFTRFITLQNEPWFVWRYLLKRDIALKVYEELQIKDHIIIHEDVLFLISYSYYITKAISVAVVGYNYNWNNMNSAMREKRTVEVLQKELNVTSVVISHLEHFFDIHQLDNKLLFHIKYNLCKSFLGNLQFYERDQKTMNSIMDSILKQSIDIFGSDIFTLFIVAKPELLPNWIRTLLKIQDQFFPKDQALFKVLKKIYYKIKRLKK from the coding sequence ATGCAAATTTCAATAATTATACCTGTCTATAATACAGAAAAATATTTACCAAAATGTTTAGAATCTGTCATTAATCAAACATATAAAGATATTGAGATAATCGTAGTTAATGATTGTTCCTCAGGTAATTGTGAAGAGATCGTAAAATCTTATCAAGAACAAGATGATAGAATTATTTATTTGAAACATCATGTTAATAAAGGATTGTTTGGTGCAAGAGAAACAGGGGTTAAAAAATCTAGCTATGAGTATATATTACATGTGGATAGCGATGACTGGATAGAATTAGATATTTGTGAAAAATTACAAGAATCAATAAATTATTCTCCAGATCTTATAGAATTTGGATTTCAAATAATCGATGATTCTTTACAAGAGCCTGATATGCCTAAAATAGATTTATTGCAATGTTCACAACAGGAACTATTTACTCGATTTATAACTTTACAAAATGAGCCTTGGTTTGTGTGGCGTTATTTACTCAAAAGAGATATTGCCTTAAAAGTTTATGAAGAATTACAGATTAAAGATCATATAATTATTCATGAAGATGTTCTTTTTCTTATTAGCTATAGTTATTATATAACAAAAGCTATTAGTGTAGCTGTTGTAGGATATAATTACAATTGGAATAATATGAATAGTGCTATGAGAGAAAAAAGAACAGTAGAAGTTCTTCAAAAAGAGTTAAATGTAACTTCTGTAGTGATATCTCATTTGGAGCATTTTTTTGATATTCATCAATTAGATAACAAACTATTATTTCATATAAAATATAATTTATGTAAATCTTTTTTAGGTAACTTACAATTTTATGAAAGAGATCAAAAAACAATGAATAGTATAATGGATAGTATTTTAAAGCAAAGTATTGATATTTTTGGTAGTGATATCTTCACACTTTTTATCGTGGCAAAACCAGAATTATTACCAAATTGGATTAGAACGCTACTAAAAATACAAGATCAATTTTTTCCTAAAGATCAGGCTCTTTTTAAAGTATTAAAAAAGATATACTACAAAATCAAAAGGTTAAAAAAATAA
- a CDS encoding glycosyltransferase family 2 protein — MQISIIIPVYNTEKYLPKCLESVINQTYKNIEIIIVDDCSSGNCEEIVKSYQEQDDRIIYLEHNVNKGLYVARETGVRHANGTYITHLDSDDWLALDICELGMKALKNNEDAIFFNYIRVETERNISVILYSQTILENHLFDSLIELKRDHWNMWGAFYKRDLALKVYEELQITQHIVMSEDLLFFLPFSYYCKNAVSISPIGYYYTCTNESSATKTVPTVESLTNDLEVYQFVMQTHKCFCEKHKIYTKKLYKIQQKLCQFHLEQMTILQEDKLAMDQLLPKTVEVFGGDTVASFIYDVSMTPNMIFTQRKLYKKIDNFFIKIQNHFCFVFLKKLYQIIKK, encoded by the coding sequence ATGCAAATTTCAATAATTATACCTGTCTATAATACAGAAAAATATTTACCAAAATGTTTAGAATCTGTCATTAATCAGACTTATAAAAACATAGAAATTATCATTGTTGATGATTGTTCCTCAGGTAATTGTGAAGAGATCGTAAAATCTTATCAAGAACAAGATGATAGAATTATTTATTTGGAACATAATGTTAATAAAGGACTTTATGTAGCTCGAGAAACAGGGGTAAGACATGCTAATGGTACTTATATTACTCATTTAGATAGTGATGATTGGTTAGCCTTAGATATTTGTGAATTGGGAATGAAAGCACTCAAAAATAATGAAGATGCTATATTTTTTAATTATATTAGAGTAGAGACGGAAAGGAATATTTCTGTAATTTTATATTCTCAAACAATATTAGAAAATCATTTGTTTGATTCTCTAATAGAATTAAAAAGAGACCATTGGAATATGTGGGGTGCTTTCTACAAAAGAGATTTGGCACTTAAAGTGTATGAAGAATTACAAATAACTCAACATATCGTTATGTCAGAAGATCTCTTGTTTTTTCTTCCTTTTTCTTATTATTGTAAAAATGCTGTCAGTATTTCACCTATAGGATATTATTATACCTGTACTAACGAGAGTAGTGCTACCAAAACTGTTCCTACTGTAGAATCTTTGACAAATGATTTAGAAGTTTATCAATTTGTCATGCAAACTCATAAATGTTTTTGTGAAAAACATAAAATATATACTAAGAAGTTGTATAAAATTCAACAAAAATTATGTCAATTTCATTTAGAGCAAATGACAATTCTTCAAGAAGATAAATTAGCAATGGATCAATTGTTACCAAAAACAGTAGAAGTTTTTGGTGGAGATACCGTAGCTTCTTTTATATATGATGTTTCTATGACTCCTAATATGATTTTTACACAAAGAAAATTATATAAAAAAATTGATAATTTTTTTATTAAAATACAGAATCATTTTTGTTTTGTATTTCTAAAAAAATTATATCAAATAATTAAAAAATAG
- a CDS encoding glycosyltransferase family 2 protein: MKISIIIPVYNTEKYLPKCLESVINQTYKDIEIIVVDDCSLGNCEEIVKSYQEQDDRIVYLKHNVNKGLYAARETGIRHANGSYVIHLDSDDWLGLELAQKINDASSQDADLFIYDTISVRAQGKEKAIWTNKGANNFDNTTLFTALCSRSFSSWATCGKVFKRTVVLDIYNKININSHLTMAEDLLFFFYYAYFCKNAVHIPYDGYYYNLTNISVNRISYTLEKSQSHLQNLHIVIERIKSLMQDQDINFSVYKPIIQELAQSYFIRLNELSINDKKTIFTLLVDVFGTEILVDYISTQAQFRDDKIRVTSDQLITKIFPKNSKQYNILRMIILQMYNIFHYILDRDKK, translated from the coding sequence GTGAAAATTTCAATAATTATACCTGTCTATAATACAGAAAAATATTTACCAAAATGTTTGGAATCTGTCATTAATCAAACATATAAAGATATAGAAATTATTGTTGTTGATGATTGTTCCTTAGGTAATTGTGAAGAGATCGTAAAATCTTATCAAGAACAAGATGATAGAATTGTTTATTTGAAACATAATGTTAATAAAGGACTTTATGCAGCTCGAGAAACAGGGATAAGACATGCTAATGGTAGTTATGTTATTCATTTAGATAGTGATGATTGGTTAGGGTTGGAATTAGCTCAGAAGATCAATGATGCGTCTTCACAAGATGCAGATCTTTTTATTTATGATACGATAAGTGTTCGAGCTCAAGGTAAAGAAAAAGCAATATGGACGAATAAAGGTGCTAATAATTTTGATAATACAACTTTATTTACAGCTCTATGTTCTCGTTCGTTTAGCTCTTGGGCTACTTGTGGTAAAGTATTCAAACGAACTGTAGTATTGGATATTTATAACAAAATTAATATAAATTCTCATCTTACAATGGCAGAAGATTTATTATTTTTCTTTTATTATGCATATTTTTGTAAAAATGCTGTTCATATTCCTTATGATGGGTATTATTATAATTTGACCAACATTAGTGTGAATAGAATTTCTTACACATTAGAAAAATCTCAATCACATTTGCAAAATTTGCATATTGTTATCGAGCGAATAAAATCTTTGATGCAAGACCAAGATATTAATTTTTCTGTATACAAACCTATTATACAAGAATTAGCACAGAGTTATTTTATTAGATTAAATGAGTTGTCGATAAATGATAAAAAAACAATTTTCACACTGTTAGTTGATGTGTTTGGAACAGAAATTTTAGTAGATTATATTTCGACACAAGCTCAATTTAGAGATGACAAAATCAGAGTAACTAGTGATCAATTAATAACAAAGATATTTCCTAAAAATTCTAAACAATATAATATATTAAGAATGATAATATTACAAATGTACAATATATTTCACTATATATTAGATAGAGATAAAAAATGA
- the yqeK gene encoding bis(5'-nucleosyl)-tetraphosphatase (symmetrical) YqeK has product MTKIQQYQQLLIPNMVYSPELLITLLEQVLSEKRYAHVIRVLNTAKILANKFQVSKKEQDQIIQAVLFHDLAKGMKDEELFEYAEIYSIYLGDVPAPIYHAIVGAWMMEYFFDINDKKVLEAVYYHTTGYINFLTNQIGAILFIADYLEPARSFEKLHIEIHIPSNIKLALLEIVKDKISYVIQRNRVIDCKSVTFYHGLLKEQGDN; this is encoded by the coding sequence ATGACAAAAATACAACAATATCAACAATTATTAATACCAAATATGGTATATTCTCCAGAATTATTAATAACTTTATTAGAACAAGTTCTTTCTGAAAAAAGATATGCACATGTGATAAGAGTATTAAATACTGCAAAAATATTAGCGAATAAATTTCAAGTTTCTAAAAAAGAACAAGATCAGATTATTCAAGCAGTATTATTTCATGATCTTGCAAAGGGAATGAAAGATGAAGAGCTGTTTGAATATGCGGAAATATACTCTATCTATTTAGGAGATGTACCTGCTCCTATTTATCATGCTATTGTTGGAGCTTGGATGATGGAATATTTTTTTGATATTAATGATAAAAAAGTATTAGAAGCTGTTTATTATCATACAACAGGATATATTAATTTTTTAACTAATCAAATTGGAGCGATTTTGTTTATAGCAGATTATTTAGAGCCAGCGCGTTCTTTTGAAAAATTACATATAGAAATTCATATTCCTAGTAATATAAAATTGGCATTACTAGAAATAGTAAAAGATAAAATATCTTATGTTATTCAAAGAAATAGAGTAATTGATTGTAAAAGTGTAACTTTTTATCATGGTTTGTTAAAAGAACAAGGAGATAATTAA
- a CDS encoding response regulator, whose amino-acid sequence MKIIFNEDGLPTGLTKLGQQIGVLCVDDSKFILKQLSQIFISREFKVIDTALNGAEALIKYRENQENIHLITLDITMPEMDGLTALKKLKELNPEVNVIMVTALGTAETVKEAIKLGAKGYIVKPLDRGKVLERIGKIFG is encoded by the coding sequence ATGAAAATTATTTTCAATGAAGATGGATTACCTACAGGATTAACAAAATTAGGTCAACAAATTGGCGTACTTTGTGTAGATGATTCTAAGTTTATTTTAAAACAATTGTCACAAATTTTCATTTCTAGAGAATTTAAAGTTATAGATACAGCTTTAAATGGTGCTGAAGCACTTATTAAGTATAGAGAAAATCAAGAAAATATTCATTTAATAACATTAGATATTACAATGCCAGAAATGGATGGACTAACAGCTCTTAAAAAATTAAAAGAGCTCAATCCTGAAGTGAATGTTATTATGGTAACTGCACTTGGAACTGCTGAAACAGTAAAAGAGGCAATCAAACTTGGTGCTAAAGGTTATATCGTCAAACCTCTAGATCGAGGTAAAGTTTTAGAGCGTATTGGTAAAATTTTTGGATAA
- a CDS encoding chemotaxis protein CheX has product MLIDYINPFVESAFEIMSEILNTSISRQQLQLKKLGDGMKGFTVIIGVTGAVYGRIVFDMTEETALALAGKLNDEHFIEVNDLVRGTISEIGNMVTARAVTKLSKESKFFNFSPPTLIVGNHITIFESDNIEALIIPIDTSLGIIDINIALKN; this is encoded by the coding sequence AATCAGCATTCGAAATCATGAGTGAAATTCTAAATACTTCTATTTCACGACAACAATTACAACTAAAAAAACTTGGTGATGGAATGAAAGGATTTACTGTTATTATTGGAGTAACAGGAGCAGTCTATGGGCGTATTGTTTTTGATATGACTGAAGAAACAGCTTTAGCTCTTGCAGGAAAACTAAATGACGAACATTTTATAGAAGTAAATGATCTTGTAAGAGGAACAATTTCTGAAATAGGTAATATGGTTACAGCTCGTGCCGTTACCAAATTATCAAAAGAATCTAAATTCTTTAATTTTAGTCCACCAACATTAATTGTAGGTAATCATATTACCATATTTGAGAGTGATAATATAGAAGCTTTAATCATCCCTATTGATACATCTTTAGGTATAATAGATATTAACATTGCTCTAAAAAATTAA